Proteins from a genomic interval of Sphingobacterium lactis:
- a CDS encoding DUF4932 domain-containing protein — translation MKTATTLLSTLLLAAQACFAQETFKTDADHLRITVNGELKTAQWRVDPKTPLAVFKADCKSKKNTITYSDGKDSVSFPIQVGQKVDLIIVNSKNDTARQQIVGVVPNVNFTDEYVKNHRNKTTVAIPEVSELVNILMALHQDAEKEGNMFDTKSDYYQRLKTHFAPYRNHPMLDTIHKYIGDMRYLEQHKLHIFSDDNYGYYYALKMNAVNYNFDKQGTIKNNGIIREAAAGWYTFDPMKDLALMQDFAKKSNFRKFYADNKPYYDSLLTTYNQLNHIDKMQAWLDKKFNMRYGSYMIYFSPLIGGAHSTQRFSDNGLSQTVMYIQKANALPDRSQAQNEIFAGRVVFTEIDHNYVNPTTDRFADAVNEIFSQRETWADGSITSGYSTAYTVFNEYMTWAVYSLYLADHYSQADLDEYLPKMVNQMEKSRGFINFGRFNNELLKKYNENRSASMDSLYTHMLNWARAENKKS, via the coding sequence ATGAAAACAGCTACCACCCTCCTGTCAACTTTACTCCTTGCGGCACAGGCGTGCTTTGCACAGGAGACCTTTAAAACGGATGCCGATCATTTACGGATCACCGTAAATGGCGAACTAAAAACTGCACAATGGCGCGTCGACCCGAAAACTCCATTAGCTGTATTCAAGGCAGATTGCAAGTCCAAGAAAAACACCATTACCTATAGTGATGGCAAGGATTCCGTATCCTTTCCAATCCAGGTAGGTCAAAAGGTAGACTTAATCATTGTTAACAGCAAGAATGACACAGCGAGGCAGCAAATCGTCGGTGTGGTACCCAATGTAAATTTTACTGATGAATACGTCAAAAACCACCGGAATAAAACCACAGTTGCCATTCCTGAGGTCAGCGAACTGGTCAATATCCTGATGGCACTACATCAAGATGCGGAAAAGGAAGGGAATATGTTCGACACCAAATCGGACTATTACCAGCGATTGAAAACGCATTTTGCTCCCTACCGCAACCATCCCATGCTTGACACCATTCACAAATACATTGGGGATATGCGCTATCTGGAGCAACATAAATTGCATATCTTTTCCGACGACAATTATGGATACTACTACGCCCTGAAGATGAATGCGGTGAATTACAATTTCGATAAGCAGGGAACGATAAAGAACAACGGAATTATCCGGGAGGCCGCTGCGGGTTGGTATACATTCGATCCGATGAAAGACCTGGCCTTGATGCAGGACTTTGCGAAGAAATCGAATTTCCGAAAATTCTATGCCGACAACAAACCCTATTATGATAGTTTGTTAACGACATACAACCAGCTGAACCACATTGATAAGATGCAGGCCTGGTTAGATAAGAAATTCAATATGCGCTACGGTTCCTACATGATCTATTTTTCACCATTGATCGGCGGGGCACATTCCACGCAACGTTTTTCAGATAATGGTTTGTCTCAGACGGTCATGTACATCCAGAAGGCCAATGCCCTACCAGATAGAAGCCAGGCCCAAAATGAAATCTTTGCCGGCAGGGTCGTCTTTACGGAAATCGATCACAATTATGTAAATCCCACTACGGATCGTTTTGCTGACGCTGTCAACGAAATTTTCAGCCAACGCGAGACTTGGGCCGATGGCAGCATCACCAGTGGTTATTCCACAGCCTACACCGTTTTCAACGAATATATGACCTGGGCTGTTTATTCCCTATATTTGGCAGACCATTACAGCCAGGCAGACCTGGACGAGTACCTCCCGAAAATGGTGAACCAAATGGAGAAAAGCCGTGGGTTCATCAACTTTGGAAGGTTTAACAACGAATTACTGAAGAAATATAACGAGAACAGATCCGCCAGTATGGACAGCCTCTACACACACATGTTGAACTGGGCACGGGCGGAAAATAAAAAAAGCTAA
- a CDS encoding YgaP family membrane protein, producing the protein MTQNMGTIDKAIRIVVALIIIALYLFKVISGTLAIVLLVIAGIFVLTSFIGVCPIYSLLGISTKKKPSTQ; encoded by the coding sequence ATGACGCAAAATATGGGAACCATAGACAAAGCGATCAGAATCGTTGTTGCTCTAATTATCATCGCGCTATATCTTTTTAAAGTTATTTCCGGCACCTTGGCGATTGTACTTTTGGTCATAGCAGGCATCTTTGTGCTTACCAGTTTCATTGGTGTATGCCCAATTTACAGCCTGCTGGGCATCTCAACGAAAAAAAAGCCCTCCACACAGTAA